The Cervus canadensis isolate Bull #8, Minnesota chromosome 29, ASM1932006v1, whole genome shotgun sequence genome includes a window with the following:
- the CDC42BPG gene encoding serine/threonine-protein kinase MRCK gamma isoform X1 produces MERRLRALERLARGEAGGGPGLDGLLDLLLGLHHELSSAPLRRERNVAQFLSWVGPFVAKVKELRLQRDDFEILKVIGRGAFGEVAVVRQRDSGQIFAMKMLHKWEMLKRAETACFREERDVLVKGDSRWVTALHYAFQDEEYLYLVMDYYAGGDLLTLLSRFEDRLPPELAQFYLAEMVLAIHSLHQLGYVHRDVKPDNILLDMNGHIRLADFGSCLRLNNSGMVDSSVAVGTPDYISPEILQAMEEGKGHYGPQCDWWSLGVCAYELLFGETPFYAESLVETYGKIMNHEDHLQFPPDVPDVPASARDLIRQLLCRQEDRLGRGGLDDFRNHPFFEGVDWERLATTTAPYIPELRGPMDTSNFDVDDDTLNHPGTLPPPSHGTFLGHHLPFVGFTYTSGSPGPESSSEQLAPLERKLRCLEQEKLELSRKLQEALQSPSDHRELEQLRKEVQTLQDRLSETLGDSKADGCPTGSPGQDSDLRQERDLLLQELAEAQAGQQSQARELREAKGRQEELLRKLQEAQEREAAMARQTQALNSQLEEARDAQSQLQAQVAALKRDVTQLQRQREQSPEKASTQVKVTVHTTSETNGTGSPEGGGPQETQLKQEVAALRAQLEQARDQGPSGKEEALCRLQEENRRLSQEQERLMEELEREQQSKQRLEGERRETESNWEAQIADILTWVNDEKVSRGYLQALATKMAEELESLRNVGTQTLPSRPLDHQWKARRLQKMEASARLELQSALEAEIRAKQGLQERLTQAQEAQLRAESRLQEAEKRHQALQQELAALREELRARGPADTKPSNSLIPFLSFRSSEKDSAKDAGTSGEVPELRPEGRRSLRLGAVFPRTPAATTPPAESPPAKPGSHTLRPRSFPSPTKCLRCTSLMLGLGRQGLGCDVCGYFCHPTCAPQAPPCPVPPDLLHTALGVHPETGTGTAYEGFLSVPRPSGVRRGWQRVFAALSDSRLLLFDAPDPKLSPASGALLQALDLRDPQFSAAPVLAPDVIHAQSKDLPRIFRAPAETSLPLGVRLSRLAWVTASQLTVPPATCTVLLLADSEGERERWLQVLGELQRLLLDARPRPRPVYTLKEAYDNGLPLLPHALCAAVVDQERLALGTEEGLFVIHLHSNDIFQVGECRRVQRLAVSPAAGLLVALCGRGPSVRLFALAELENVEAAGAKIPESRGCQALAAGRILQARTPVLCVAVKRQVLCYQLGPGPGPWQRRIRELQAPAPVQSLGLLGDRLCVGAAGTFALYPLLNEAAPLALGAGLVPEELPPSRGGLGEALGAVELSLSEFLLLFTTAGVYVDSAGRKSRMQELLWPAAPTGWGYAAPYLTVFSENAIDVFDVRRAEWVQTVPLKKVRPLNPEGSLFLFGTEKVRLTYLRNPLAEKDEFDIPNLTDNSRRQLFRTKSKRRFFFRVSEELLQQQRREMLKDPFVRSKLISTPTNFNHLVHVGPADGRPSARDLPPVAAEEKARGARGSGPQRPHSFSEASRRPASMGSDGLAKDADPSKDSLTASATSASLPHVVTPFGRFKSDPGFSSPRSSCSWSSEEEALDFSVQRICVLPPGISEPCGLPDTGLRTTPEPPPSP; encoded by the exons ATGGAGCGGCGGCTGCGCGCGCTGGAGCGGCTGGCGCGGGGCGAGGCCGGCGGCGGCCCGGGGCTCGACGGCCTCCTGGATCTGCTGCTGGGGCTGCACCACGAGCTCAGCAGCGCCCCCCTGCGGCGGGAGCGCAATGTGGCGCAGTTCCTGAGCTGGG TCGGTCCCTTCGTAGCAAAGGTGAAAGAGCTGCGGCTGCAGAGAGATGACTTTGAGATCTTGAAGGTGATCGGCCGAGGGGCCTTCGGGGAG GTTGCTGTGGTGAGGCAGAGGGACAGTGGGCAGATTTTTGCCATGAAAATGCTGCACAAATGGGAGATGCTGAAGCGGGCTGAG ACGGCCTGTTTCCGGGAGGAGCGGGATGTTCTGGTGAAGGGGGACAGCCGCTGGGTGACCGCTCTGCATTATGCTTTCCAAGATGAGGAGTATCTG TACCTGGTGATGGATTACTACGCTGGAGGGGACCTCCTTACTCTGCTGAGCCGCTTTGAAGACCGCCTCCCGCCCGAGCTGGCGCAGTTCTACCTGGCTGAGATGGTGCTGGCCATCCACTCACTGCATCAGTTGGGCTACGTCCACAG ggatgTCAAGCCAGACAATATCCTGCTGGACATGAACGGGCACATCCGCTTGGCCGACTTTGGCTCCTGCCTACGTCTCAACAACAGTGGCATG GTGGACTCATCGGTGGCAGTGGGGACACCGGACTACATCTCCCCTGAGATCCTGCAGGccatggaggagggcaagggCCACTACGGCCCACAGTGCGACTGGTGGTCCCTGGGGGTCTGTGCCTACGAGCTGCTCTTCGGGGAGACGCCCTTCTATGCTGAATCTCTGGTGGAAACCTACGGCAAGATCATGAACCATGAG GACCACCTGCAGTTCCCCCCAGATGTGCCCGATGTGCCGGCCAGTGCCCGAGACCTGATCCGCCAGCTGCTGTGCCGCCAGGAGGACCGTCTGGGCCGCGGAGGGCTGGACGACTTCCGGAACCATCCCTTCTTTGAAGGCGTGGACTGGGAGAGGCTGGCAACCACCACTGCCCCCTACATCCCCGAGCTGCGCGGACCCATGGACACCTCCAACTTTGATGTGGACGATGACACCCTCAACCATCCA GGAACCCTGCCGCCACCCTCCCACGGGACTTTCTTAGGCCACCACCTGCCATTCGTGGGCTTCACTTACACCTCAGGCAG TCCCGGCCCCGAGAGCAGCTCTGAGCAGTTGGCTCCCCTGGAGCGGAAGCTCCGCTGTCTGGAGCAGGAGAAGCTAGAGCTGAGCCGGAAGCTCCAAG AGGCTCTGCAGTCCCCCTCGGACCATCGGGAGCTGGAGCAGCTGCGGAAGGAAGTGCAGACTCTGCAGGACAGGCTGTCAG AGACGCTGGGGGACAGCAAGGCGGACGGGTGTCCGACTGGCAGCCCAGGCCAGGACAGTGACCTGCGGCAGGAGAGAGATCTGCTCCTCCAG GAGCTGGCTGAGGCTCAGGCGGGGCAGCAGTCACAGGCGCGGGAGCTTCGAGAGGCCAAGGGGCGGCAGGAGGAGCTGCTCCGGAAgctgcaggaggcccaggagagAGAGGCAGCCATGGCCAGACAGACCCAAGCCCTGAACTCCCAGCTGGAGGAAGCCCGCGATGCCCAGAGCCAG CTGCAAGCTCAGGTGGCCGCCCTGAAGCGAGATGTGACTCAGCTCCAGAGACAGCGGGAACAAAGCCCGGAGAAGGCGTCTACCCAGGTCAAGGTG ACCGTCCACACCACCTCTGAGACCAATGGCACGGGATCGCCTGAGGGTGGCGGGCCCCaggagacacagctgaagcaggAGGTGGCCGCGCTGCGTGCACAACTGGAGCAGGCCCGTGACCAGGG GCCGAGCGGCAAGGAGGAGGCGCTGTGCCGGCTGCAGGAGGAGAACCGGCGGCTGAGCCAAGAGCAGGAGCGG CTCATGGAAGAGCTGGAGCGGGAACAGCAGAGCAAGCAGAGGCTGGAAGGTGAGCGGCGGGAGACGGAGAGCAACTGGGAGGCCCAGATCGCTGACATCCTCACCTG GGTGAATGATGAGAAGGTGTCAAGAGGCTACCTGCAGGCACTGGCCACCAAGATGGCTGAGGAACTGGAGTCCTTGCGGAACGTGGGCACCCAGACTCTCCCTTCCCGGCCGCTG GACCACCAGTGGAAGGCACGGAGGCTGCAGAAGATGGAGGCGTCAGCCAGGCTGGAGCTGCAGTCAGCGCTGGAGGCCGAGATCCGGGCCAAGCAAGGCCTGCAGGAGCGGCTGACGCAGGCACAGGAGGCCCAGCTGCGGGCTGAGAG CCGTCTGCAGGAGGCCGAGAAGCGGCACCAGGCCTTGCAGCAGGAGCTGGCGGCGCTGCGGGAGGAGCTGCGGGCGCGTGGGCCGGCGG ACACCAAGCCTTCAAACTCCCTGATTCCCTTCCTGTCCTTCCGGAGCTCAGAG AAGGATTCCGCCAAAGATGCGGGCACCTCCGGAGAGGTGCCGGAGCTGAGGCCGGAGGGCCGCCGCAGCCTGCGACTGGGG GCCGTGTTCCCCAGGACGCCTGCTGCCACCACACCCCCTGCAGAAAGTCCCCCTGCAAAG CCCGGCTCACACACGCTGCGTCCCCGGAGCTTCCCATCCCCCACCAAGTGTCTCCGCTGCACCTCACTGATGCTGGGCCTGGGCCGCCAGGGCCTAGGCTGTGACG TCTGCGGCTACTTCTGTCACCCGACTTGTGCCCCACAGGCCCCCCCCTGCCCTGTGCCCCCTGACCTCCTCCACACAGCCCTGGGAGTGCACCCCGAAACGGGCACGGGCACCGCCTACGAGGGCTTCCTGTCG GTGCCACGGCCCTCGGGTGTCCGGCGGGGCTGGCAGCGAGTGTTCGCCGCCCTCAGCGACTCGCGCCTGCTGCTCTTCGATGCCCCAGACCCGAAGCTCAGCCCAGCCAGCGGGGCCCTCCTGCAGGCTCTGGATCTGAG GGACCCCCAGTTCTCAGCCGCCCCTGTCCTGGCCCCTGATGTTATCCACGCCCAATCCAAGGACCTGCCTCGCATCTTTAGG GCTCCAGCAGAAACGTCTCTTCCCCTGGGAGTTCGTCTCTCACGCTTAGCCTGG GTGACGGCCTCCCAGCTGACCGTGCCGCCCGCCACGTGCACCGTGCTGCTGCTGGCGGACAGCGAGGGCGAGCGGGAGCGCTGGCTGCAGGTGCTGGGCGAACTGCAGCGGCTGCTGCTGGACgcgcggccccggccccggcctgTGTACACCCTGAAGGAGGCCTACGACAACGGGCTGCCGCTGCTGCCCCACGCACTCTGCGCCGCCGTCGTTG aCCAGGAACGCCTTGCTCTGGGCACCGAGGAAGGGCTGTTTGTGATCCATCTGCACAGTAACG ACATCTTCCAGGTGGGCGAGTGCCGGCGGGTGCAGCGGCTGGCCGTGAGCCCCGCTGCGGGCCTTCTGGTCGCACTGTGTGGCCGAGGCCCCAGCGTGCGCCTCTTTGCCCTGGCAGAGCTGGAGAACGTGGAGGCGGCTGGCGCCAAGATCCCCGAGTCTCGAGGCTGCCAGGCCCTGGCGGCCGGGCGCATCCTGCAGGCCCGCACCCCCGTGCTCTGCGTTGCGGTCAAGCGCCAGGTGCTCTGCTACCAGCTGGGCCCAGGCCCGGGGCCCTGGCAGCGCCGCATCCGTGAGCTGCAGGCACCAGCCCCTGTGCAGAGCCTGGGGCTGCTGGGCGATCGGCTGTGCGTGGGCGCGGCTGGCACCTTCGCCCTCTACCCGCTGCTCAACGAGGCAGCGCCCTTAGCGCTGGGGGCCGGTCTTGTGCCTGAGGAGCTGCCCCCATCCCGCGGGGGCCTGGGCGAGGCCCTGGGCGCCGTGGAGCTCAGCCTCAGTGAGTTCCTGCTGCTCTTCACCACCGCCGGGGTCTACGTGGACAGCGCCGGCCGCAAGTCTCGCATGCAAGAGCTGCTGTGGCCAGCAGCACCCACGGGCTGGG GTTATGCAGCCCCCTACCTGACAGTGTTCAGCGAGAATGCCATCGACGTGTTCGATGTGAGGAGGGCAGAATGGGTCCAGACCGTGCCACTCAAGAAG GTGCGACCCCTGAACCCAGAGGGCTCCCTGTTCCTCTTTGGTACCGAGAAGGTCCGCCTGACCTACCTCCGGAACCCGCTGGCAG AGAAGGACGAGTTCGACATCCCCAACCTTACGGACAACAGCCGGCGCCAGCTCTTCCGCACCAAGAGCAAGCGACGCTTCTTCTTCCGCGTGTCGGAGGAGCTGCTGCAGCAGCAGCGCAG ggagatgctgaaggacccTTTCGTGCGCTCCAAGCTCATCTCAACGCCCACCAACTTCAACCACCTGGTGCACGTGGGCCCTGCAGACGGGAGACCCAGCGCCAGGGACCTGCCCCCGGTG GCTGCGGAAGAGAAGG
- the CDC42BPG gene encoding serine/threonine-protein kinase MRCK gamma isoform X2, with protein sequence MERRLRALERLARGEAGGGPGLDGLLDLLLGLHHELSSAPLRRERNVAQFLSWVGPFVAKVKELRLQRDDFEILKVIGRGAFGEVAVVRQRDSGQIFAMKMLHKWEMLKRAETACFREERDVLVKGDSRWVTALHYAFQDEEYLYLVMDYYAGGDLLTLLSRFEDRLPPELAQFYLAEMVLAIHSLHQLGYVHRDVKPDNILLDMNGHIRLADFGSCLRLNNSGMVDSSVAVGTPDYISPEILQAMEEGKGHYGPQCDWWSLGVCAYELLFGETPFYAESLVETYGKIMNHEDHLQFPPDVPDVPASARDLIRQLLCRQEDRLGRGGLDDFRNHPFFEGVDWERLATTTAPYIPELRGPMDTSNFDVDDDTLNHPGTLPPPSHGTFLGHHLPFVGFTYTSGSPGPESSSEQLAPLERKLRCLEQEKLELSRKLQEALQSPSDHRELEQLRKEVQTLQDRLSETLGDSKADGCPTGSPGQDSDLRQERDLLLQELAEAQAGQQSQARELREAKGRQEELLRKLQEAQEREAAMARQTQALNSQLEEARDAQSQLQAQVAALKRDVTQLQRQREQSPEKASTQVKTVHTTSETNGTGSPEGGGPQETQLKQEVAALRAQLEQARDQGPSGKEEALCRLQEENRRLSQEQERLMEELEREQQSKQRLEGERRETESNWEAQIADILTWVNDEKVSRGYLQALATKMAEELESLRNVGTQTLPSRPLDHQWKARRLQKMEASARLELQSALEAEIRAKQGLQERLTQAQEAQLRAESRLQEAEKRHQALQQELAALREELRARGPADTKPSNSLIPFLSFRSSEKDSAKDAGTSGEVPELRPEGRRSLRLGAVFPRTPAATTPPAESPPAKPGSHTLRPRSFPSPTKCLRCTSLMLGLGRQGLGCDVCGYFCHPTCAPQAPPCPVPPDLLHTALGVHPETGTGTAYEGFLSVPRPSGVRRGWQRVFAALSDSRLLLFDAPDPKLSPASGALLQALDLRDPQFSAAPVLAPDVIHAQSKDLPRIFRAPAETSLPLGVRLSRLAWVTASQLTVPPATCTVLLLADSEGERERWLQVLGELQRLLLDARPRPRPVYTLKEAYDNGLPLLPHALCAAVVDQERLALGTEEGLFVIHLHSNDIFQVGECRRVQRLAVSPAAGLLVALCGRGPSVRLFALAELENVEAAGAKIPESRGCQALAAGRILQARTPVLCVAVKRQVLCYQLGPGPGPWQRRIRELQAPAPVQSLGLLGDRLCVGAAGTFALYPLLNEAAPLALGAGLVPEELPPSRGGLGEALGAVELSLSEFLLLFTTAGVYVDSAGRKSRMQELLWPAAPTGWGYAAPYLTVFSENAIDVFDVRRAEWVQTVPLKKVRPLNPEGSLFLFGTEKVRLTYLRNPLAEKDEFDIPNLTDNSRRQLFRTKSKRRFFFRVSEELLQQQRREMLKDPFVRSKLISTPTNFNHLVHVGPADGRPSARDLPPVAAEEKARGARGSGPQRPHSFSEASRRPASMGSDGLAKDADPSKDSLTASATSASLPHVVTPFGRFKSDPGFSSPRSSCSWSSEEEALDFSVQRICVLPPGISEPCGLPDTGLRTTPEPPPSP encoded by the exons ATGGAGCGGCGGCTGCGCGCGCTGGAGCGGCTGGCGCGGGGCGAGGCCGGCGGCGGCCCGGGGCTCGACGGCCTCCTGGATCTGCTGCTGGGGCTGCACCACGAGCTCAGCAGCGCCCCCCTGCGGCGGGAGCGCAATGTGGCGCAGTTCCTGAGCTGGG TCGGTCCCTTCGTAGCAAAGGTGAAAGAGCTGCGGCTGCAGAGAGATGACTTTGAGATCTTGAAGGTGATCGGCCGAGGGGCCTTCGGGGAG GTTGCTGTGGTGAGGCAGAGGGACAGTGGGCAGATTTTTGCCATGAAAATGCTGCACAAATGGGAGATGCTGAAGCGGGCTGAG ACGGCCTGTTTCCGGGAGGAGCGGGATGTTCTGGTGAAGGGGGACAGCCGCTGGGTGACCGCTCTGCATTATGCTTTCCAAGATGAGGAGTATCTG TACCTGGTGATGGATTACTACGCTGGAGGGGACCTCCTTACTCTGCTGAGCCGCTTTGAAGACCGCCTCCCGCCCGAGCTGGCGCAGTTCTACCTGGCTGAGATGGTGCTGGCCATCCACTCACTGCATCAGTTGGGCTACGTCCACAG ggatgTCAAGCCAGACAATATCCTGCTGGACATGAACGGGCACATCCGCTTGGCCGACTTTGGCTCCTGCCTACGTCTCAACAACAGTGGCATG GTGGACTCATCGGTGGCAGTGGGGACACCGGACTACATCTCCCCTGAGATCCTGCAGGccatggaggagggcaagggCCACTACGGCCCACAGTGCGACTGGTGGTCCCTGGGGGTCTGTGCCTACGAGCTGCTCTTCGGGGAGACGCCCTTCTATGCTGAATCTCTGGTGGAAACCTACGGCAAGATCATGAACCATGAG GACCACCTGCAGTTCCCCCCAGATGTGCCCGATGTGCCGGCCAGTGCCCGAGACCTGATCCGCCAGCTGCTGTGCCGCCAGGAGGACCGTCTGGGCCGCGGAGGGCTGGACGACTTCCGGAACCATCCCTTCTTTGAAGGCGTGGACTGGGAGAGGCTGGCAACCACCACTGCCCCCTACATCCCCGAGCTGCGCGGACCCATGGACACCTCCAACTTTGATGTGGACGATGACACCCTCAACCATCCA GGAACCCTGCCGCCACCCTCCCACGGGACTTTCTTAGGCCACCACCTGCCATTCGTGGGCTTCACTTACACCTCAGGCAG TCCCGGCCCCGAGAGCAGCTCTGAGCAGTTGGCTCCCCTGGAGCGGAAGCTCCGCTGTCTGGAGCAGGAGAAGCTAGAGCTGAGCCGGAAGCTCCAAG AGGCTCTGCAGTCCCCCTCGGACCATCGGGAGCTGGAGCAGCTGCGGAAGGAAGTGCAGACTCTGCAGGACAGGCTGTCAG AGACGCTGGGGGACAGCAAGGCGGACGGGTGTCCGACTGGCAGCCCAGGCCAGGACAGTGACCTGCGGCAGGAGAGAGATCTGCTCCTCCAG GAGCTGGCTGAGGCTCAGGCGGGGCAGCAGTCACAGGCGCGGGAGCTTCGAGAGGCCAAGGGGCGGCAGGAGGAGCTGCTCCGGAAgctgcaggaggcccaggagagAGAGGCAGCCATGGCCAGACAGACCCAAGCCCTGAACTCCCAGCTGGAGGAAGCCCGCGATGCCCAGAGCCAG CTGCAAGCTCAGGTGGCCGCCCTGAAGCGAGATGTGACTCAGCTCCAGAGACAGCGGGAACAAAGCCCGGAGAAGGCGTCTACCCAGGTCAAG ACCGTCCACACCACCTCTGAGACCAATGGCACGGGATCGCCTGAGGGTGGCGGGCCCCaggagacacagctgaagcaggAGGTGGCCGCGCTGCGTGCACAACTGGAGCAGGCCCGTGACCAGGG GCCGAGCGGCAAGGAGGAGGCGCTGTGCCGGCTGCAGGAGGAGAACCGGCGGCTGAGCCAAGAGCAGGAGCGG CTCATGGAAGAGCTGGAGCGGGAACAGCAGAGCAAGCAGAGGCTGGAAGGTGAGCGGCGGGAGACGGAGAGCAACTGGGAGGCCCAGATCGCTGACATCCTCACCTG GGTGAATGATGAGAAGGTGTCAAGAGGCTACCTGCAGGCACTGGCCACCAAGATGGCTGAGGAACTGGAGTCCTTGCGGAACGTGGGCACCCAGACTCTCCCTTCCCGGCCGCTG GACCACCAGTGGAAGGCACGGAGGCTGCAGAAGATGGAGGCGTCAGCCAGGCTGGAGCTGCAGTCAGCGCTGGAGGCCGAGATCCGGGCCAAGCAAGGCCTGCAGGAGCGGCTGACGCAGGCACAGGAGGCCCAGCTGCGGGCTGAGAG CCGTCTGCAGGAGGCCGAGAAGCGGCACCAGGCCTTGCAGCAGGAGCTGGCGGCGCTGCGGGAGGAGCTGCGGGCGCGTGGGCCGGCGG ACACCAAGCCTTCAAACTCCCTGATTCCCTTCCTGTCCTTCCGGAGCTCAGAG AAGGATTCCGCCAAAGATGCGGGCACCTCCGGAGAGGTGCCGGAGCTGAGGCCGGAGGGCCGCCGCAGCCTGCGACTGGGG GCCGTGTTCCCCAGGACGCCTGCTGCCACCACACCCCCTGCAGAAAGTCCCCCTGCAAAG CCCGGCTCACACACGCTGCGTCCCCGGAGCTTCCCATCCCCCACCAAGTGTCTCCGCTGCACCTCACTGATGCTGGGCCTGGGCCGCCAGGGCCTAGGCTGTGACG TCTGCGGCTACTTCTGTCACCCGACTTGTGCCCCACAGGCCCCCCCCTGCCCTGTGCCCCCTGACCTCCTCCACACAGCCCTGGGAGTGCACCCCGAAACGGGCACGGGCACCGCCTACGAGGGCTTCCTGTCG GTGCCACGGCCCTCGGGTGTCCGGCGGGGCTGGCAGCGAGTGTTCGCCGCCCTCAGCGACTCGCGCCTGCTGCTCTTCGATGCCCCAGACCCGAAGCTCAGCCCAGCCAGCGGGGCCCTCCTGCAGGCTCTGGATCTGAG GGACCCCCAGTTCTCAGCCGCCCCTGTCCTGGCCCCTGATGTTATCCACGCCCAATCCAAGGACCTGCCTCGCATCTTTAGG GCTCCAGCAGAAACGTCTCTTCCCCTGGGAGTTCGTCTCTCACGCTTAGCCTGG GTGACGGCCTCCCAGCTGACCGTGCCGCCCGCCACGTGCACCGTGCTGCTGCTGGCGGACAGCGAGGGCGAGCGGGAGCGCTGGCTGCAGGTGCTGGGCGAACTGCAGCGGCTGCTGCTGGACgcgcggccccggccccggcctgTGTACACCCTGAAGGAGGCCTACGACAACGGGCTGCCGCTGCTGCCCCACGCACTCTGCGCCGCCGTCGTTG aCCAGGAACGCCTTGCTCTGGGCACCGAGGAAGGGCTGTTTGTGATCCATCTGCACAGTAACG ACATCTTCCAGGTGGGCGAGTGCCGGCGGGTGCAGCGGCTGGCCGTGAGCCCCGCTGCGGGCCTTCTGGTCGCACTGTGTGGCCGAGGCCCCAGCGTGCGCCTCTTTGCCCTGGCAGAGCTGGAGAACGTGGAGGCGGCTGGCGCCAAGATCCCCGAGTCTCGAGGCTGCCAGGCCCTGGCGGCCGGGCGCATCCTGCAGGCCCGCACCCCCGTGCTCTGCGTTGCGGTCAAGCGCCAGGTGCTCTGCTACCAGCTGGGCCCAGGCCCGGGGCCCTGGCAGCGCCGCATCCGTGAGCTGCAGGCACCAGCCCCTGTGCAGAGCCTGGGGCTGCTGGGCGATCGGCTGTGCGTGGGCGCGGCTGGCACCTTCGCCCTCTACCCGCTGCTCAACGAGGCAGCGCCCTTAGCGCTGGGGGCCGGTCTTGTGCCTGAGGAGCTGCCCCCATCCCGCGGGGGCCTGGGCGAGGCCCTGGGCGCCGTGGAGCTCAGCCTCAGTGAGTTCCTGCTGCTCTTCACCACCGCCGGGGTCTACGTGGACAGCGCCGGCCGCAAGTCTCGCATGCAAGAGCTGCTGTGGCCAGCAGCACCCACGGGCTGGG GTTATGCAGCCCCCTACCTGACAGTGTTCAGCGAGAATGCCATCGACGTGTTCGATGTGAGGAGGGCAGAATGGGTCCAGACCGTGCCACTCAAGAAG GTGCGACCCCTGAACCCAGAGGGCTCCCTGTTCCTCTTTGGTACCGAGAAGGTCCGCCTGACCTACCTCCGGAACCCGCTGGCAG AGAAGGACGAGTTCGACATCCCCAACCTTACGGACAACAGCCGGCGCCAGCTCTTCCGCACCAAGAGCAAGCGACGCTTCTTCTTCCGCGTGTCGGAGGAGCTGCTGCAGCAGCAGCGCAG ggagatgctgaaggacccTTTCGTGCGCTCCAAGCTCATCTCAACGCCCACCAACTTCAACCACCTGGTGCACGTGGGCCCTGCAGACGGGAGACCCAGCGCCAGGGACCTGCCCCCGGTG GCTGCGGAAGAGAAGG